In the genome of Acidovorax sp. 69, the window AAACGGTCTCGCCCTGGGTCGCCACATGCAGGCGCCCCACCAACGCGCCGTAGGTCACATAGGACCAGGCGCACCACGACAGCGCCTGCAGTGCCTCGGGTGTGCCAGCGGCAGGCCACAGGCCCCGCTCCACGCCATACCGATGACCCAGCCACAGATGGATGGCCAGGGCCTCGAACATGGGTGCGCCGTCCACCGTCAGGGTGGGCACCTTGCCGTTGGGGTTGAGGGCCAGATAGTCCGGGCGGTGTTGTTCGCCAGTGCGAATGTCGATCTTGACGCGTTCGTGGGGCACGCCCAGCTCGGCCAGGGCGCAGGCGATGGGGGTGGCGCTGGACATGGGGTGCCAGTAGAGGACGATGGACATAAAAAGCTCCGAGGGGTGGTGGAAGAAAAGGTGGTGCCACTGTAAGAACCATTGCGGACAGTTTTGGCCCTCAATGCGCATTACAGTCGCGCCATGCTCACGTCATCGACCCGCCTGCTGCGTTTGCTCTCGTTGCTGCAGACCCGCAGCCACTGGATGGGGCCGGAACTGGCCGAGCGCTTGGAAGTGCACCCGCGCACCTTGCGGCGCGACATCGACCGCCTGCGCCAGCTGGGTTACCCCGTGCAGGCCAGCAGCGGGGTGGCGGGGGGTTATGCCTTCAGGGCCGGACAGGCGTTGCCGCCGTTGCTGCTGGATGACGACGAGGCGCTGGCCGTATCGATTGCGCTGCGCACCGCCACGGCGGGTGCGGTGGGCGGCATCGAAGAACCGGCCTTGCGCGCCTTGGTCAAGCTGGAGCAGGCCATGCCCGCCCGCCTGCGCCAGCAGGTAGATGCGCTGCGCTCCGCCATCTTGCCCATGGATCGTGCAGGGCCCGTGGTGGATGCCTCGCTGCTGGCCACACTCGCATCGGCCTGCCGTGACCAGGTGCGCCTGGCGTTCACATACGGCGACAGCCGGGGCCGCAGCGCCGAACGCAGCGTGGAACCTCAGGGTCTAGCCCACACCGGTCAACGCTGGTACTTGGTGGCGTGGGACTTGTTGCGGGAGGATTGGCGCACTTTCCGCATTGACCGCATCGTCGGAGCCCCCATGGTCGGCGCCCATTTCGCGCCCCGAATGTCGCCCGATGGTGGGGATCTGAAGGGGTATGTCTCGCGCTCGCTGGCCGTGGCCCCCTATGCAGAGCAGGCGCGCATTGTGTTGCACGCGCCCTTGTCAGAAGCGGTGCACCGCATTCCCCCGTCGGTCGGTGTCCTCAAGGCCTTGGATGCCGAGCGCTGTGTGCTGGAATGCGGCGCCCATTCGCTCGATACGCTGGTGTATTGGCTGGTGGTGTTGGACCTGGATTTTGAGGTGCTGGCCCCACAGGCGTTGAAGGACCGGCTGAAGGCGATTGGCGAGCGGGCCCTGCGCTGTGCACCCTGAGAGAAAACAGGGCTTTCAGGCCTACGGCACAAACCGATAGCCGATTCCCGCCTCGGTCACCAGGTGCCGGGGCATGGAGGCGTTCAACTCCACCTTCTTGCGCAGGTTGGCCAGGTGCACGCGCACGTAGTGGGTGTCCTCCGCGTGGCCCGGCCCCCACACGGCCTTGAGCAGTTGCTGGTGGGTGATCACGCGGTCGGGCTGGGACGCCAGGTGCGTGAGCAGCTTGTATTCGATGGGCGTGAGGTGCAGGGCCTCGCTGCCATGCCCTTCCGTGTGGCGCTCCACGGTGCGGCGAACCAGGTCCACGGTAATGGTGCCGAACTGGATGACGGGAGTGGCTTCGGCGCCGGATGCCCGCTGGCTGCGCCGCAGCTGGGCGCGCACGCGGGCCATCAGCTCGCCCGATCCAAACGGCTTGACCAGGTAGTCGTCAGCCCCCGCATCCAGCGCCGCGATCTTGCTGGCCTCGGCGCTGCGGGCCGACAGCACGATGATAGGCATGGCCGACCAAGTGCGCAGGTCGCGGATCAAGTCAACGCCATCCCCATCGGGCAGCCCCAGGTCCAGCACCACCAGGTCGGGGCGGCGTGTGCCGGCTTCGATCAAGCCGCGCTGCAGGGTGGCGGCCTCGTGCACGGTGTGGCCTTCGGTCTCCAGCGTCAGGCGCACAAAGCGGCGGATGTCGGCTTCGTCTTCGACGATGAGGATGTGGGTGGGCAGATCGGTCATGGCATGGATGCTAGGGTGTCATTCCGTTTCCAAATTCTCCGTGTCGTTGTTGCTTCGCCTTGCCGTGCTACAGCACTGTCTGCGGCTTCGCGCCTAGACAAGAATGATATGGAAACAGAATCAGGCGTCGGCGTCATCGCCCAGGTCGGTGGGTGGTGTGCCGCGTGGCAGCAGCAGCGTAAAGCGTGCACCTGAAGGATGTCCCTGTGCGTTGTGGATCGTATCGCCCCGGATGCTGCCGCCATGCGCCTGCACGATGGCGCGGCAAATCGCCAGCCCCAGGCCCACGCCGGGTGTGGCGCTCTCGCGGGCGCCGCGCTCGAACTTTTCAAACAGCAGCTCTTCGCGGCCTTTGGGCAGGCCGGGGCCTTCATCGGTGAGGGTCAGTGCCACCGCGTCGCTTTGTGGCTGCGCGCTGATGTGGATGGTGGTGTCTGCGGGGGTGTATTTGGCGGCGTTTTCCAGCAGGTTGACCAGCACGCGCTCCATCAGCACGGCATCGATCTGCAGCAGCGGCAGGTCGTCGGGCAGAGTCACTTCGACCCGGTGCGTTGCTATGGCCGGGGCGCTGGCGGCCAGCGCGCTGCCCACCACTTCTTCCAGTGGCTGCCAGGCCTTGTTGAGCTGCACGGCTCCGGCTTCCAGCCGGGCCATGTCCAGCAGGTTGTTGACCAGCGCGCTCATGCGCTGGGCCGATTGCTGGATGGAGTCGGTCAGCCCTTGCTGCTGCGGGGGCAGGGGCGGCTGCACCATGGCCAGCGATTCGGCCAGGCCCACCAGTGAGGCCAGCGGCGTGCGCAGGTCGTGCGAGATGGCCGAGAGAAGTGAGTTGCGCAGGCGCTCGGATTCGATCTGCACCGTGCTCTTTTGCGCCACGTCGATGTAGTGGATGCGTTCGAGCGAGATGGCCAGCAGCGAGGCGCAGGTCTGCAGCAGGCGGCGCGGCTCCACGCCCGGCACTCCGCTCGGTGCCTGGCCCTGGGGCATGGCCACCACTAGCACGCCACGGATGCGCATGGGCGCCTTCAGCGGCAGCACAAGCGTGGGGCTGGAGTGCAAGGTGTCCGTGCCCCGGCCTGCGGGCTCGCCGCGTTCAAATGCCCATTGCGCCACGGCCATGTCCACGGGGGCGGTGCCACCGGGCAGTATCTGAAGGCGGTTGTCGTCGTCGGCCACCACCAAGGTGCTGCCTGCGCCGAACTCGCCGGTCATGAAGCGCGCTCCGATCTCGGCCACCTGTTCGGGCAGCAGCGCGGCAGACAGGTCGCGCGCCATGTCGTACAGGCTGCGCACGCGGTGTTCGCGTTCGGTGGCGGACTCTGCCTGCACCTTGAGCCCGGCGGTGAGCTGGCCCACCACCAGGGCCACCACCAGCATCACGGCAAAGGTGACGAGGTACTGCGCGTCACTGACCGCAAAGGTGAAGCGCGGCGGCACAAAGAAAAGGTCGAAGAACGCCACCCCCAGAACGGCGGCCATCACGGCGGGGCCGCGTCCAAACCGCAAGGCCACGCCCACCACCACCAGCAAAAACAGCATGACGATGTTGGTCAGCTCCAGCACATCGGCCAGCGGCGTGGCCACCACGGCGGCAATGCAGCAGGCCAGGGCCGCCGCCAGGTAGCCAGACCAGAAGGCAGCGCCCTTGCCAGTGGTTTTAGGCGATGCCTTGGAGGTTGAGGTGCGCGCGAGGTCTGCGCGGCCAGCCAGCGTGCCCACCTGAAGCAGATCCAGGTCGCTGGCGCGCTGCGCAATCTGCTCGGCAAGGGTGGTTTGCCAGGGCCAGCGGCGTGCACTGCGCCCCATCACCACGCGCACCAGGTTGTGTTCGCGTGCATAGCGCACCAGGGCCTGTGCGGGCTGCGCGGCAGGCAGCACGGCGCAGGCGGCGGCGCCCAGTTGCTGGGCGATCTTCAGCGTGCGCTCCACCTGCGGGTGCAGGGTGGCCGACTGGC includes:
- a CDS encoding glutathione S-transferase family protein → MSIVLYWHPMSSATPIACALAELGVPHERVKIDIRTGEQHRPDYLALNPNGKVPTLTVDGAPMFEALAIHLWLGHRYGVERGLWPAAGTPEALQALSWCAWSYVTYGALVGRLHVATQGETVWRSAAQAEATMRGLNDLLEVLEARLAAQPWMLGADYSLVDLVVGSVLGYSVYLGAPVNAHPHVQAWLERVQARPAMQIEA
- a CDS encoding YafY family protein gives rise to the protein MLTSSTRLLRLLSLLQTRSHWMGPELAERLEVHPRTLRRDIDRLRQLGYPVQASSGVAGGYAFRAGQALPPLLLDDDEALAVSIALRTATAGAVGGIEEPALRALVKLEQAMPARLRQQVDALRSAILPMDRAGPVVDASLLATLASACRDQVRLAFTYGDSRGRSAERSVEPQGLAHTGQRWYLVAWDLLREDWRTFRIDRIVGAPMVGAHFAPRMSPDGGDLKGYVSRSLAVAPYAEQARIVLHAPLSEAVHRIPPSVGVLKALDAERCVLECGAHSLDTLVYWLVVLDLDFEVLAPQALKDRLKAIGERALRCAP
- a CDS encoding response regulator, which encodes MTDLPTHILIVEDEADIRRFVRLTLETEGHTVHEAATLQRGLIEAGTRRPDLVVLDLGLPDGDGVDLIRDLRTWSAMPIIVLSARSAEASKIAALDAGADDYLVKPFGSGELMARVRAQLRRSQRASGAEATPVIQFGTITVDLVRRTVERHTEGHGSEALHLTPIEYKLLTHLASQPDRVITHQQLLKAVWGPGHAEDTHYVRVHLANLRKKVELNASMPRHLVTEAGIGYRFVP
- a CDS encoding DUF4118 domain-containing protein, which gives rise to MQDRPDPDALLQRIQQEQAQQQRGRLKVFFGACAGVGKTFAMLSAARAAQAQGLPVTIGVVETHGRTDTEALTAHLPRLPLRALPYKDRTLPEFDLDAALAWGAEHPEGLVLLDELAHSNVQGSRHPKRWQDAEELLAAGIDVWSTMNVQHLESLNDIVSGITGIRVWETVPDQFFDAADEVVVVDLPPDELLARLKAGKVYLPQQAERAAANFFRKGNLLALRELALRRTADRVDDEMRAYRRASTTTAEAVWPNREALLACVGTGDNAEKVVRSCARLAAQLDLPWHAVHVETPEQQGQSATLHPQVERTLKIAQQLGAAACAVLPAAQPAQALVRYAREHNLVRVVMGRSARRWPWQTTLAEQIAQRASDLDLLQVGTLAGRADLARTSTSKASPKTTGKGAAFWSGYLAAALACCIAAVVATPLADVLELTNIVMLFLLVVVGVALRFGRGPAVMAAVLGVAFFDLFFVPPRFTFAVSDAQYLVTFAVMLVVALVVGQLTAGLKVQAESATEREHRVRSLYDMARDLSAALLPEQVAEIGARFMTGEFGAGSTLVVADDDNRLQILPGGTAPVDMAVAQWAFERGEPAGRGTDTLHSSPTLVLPLKAPMRIRGVLVVAMPQGQAPSGVPGVEPRRLLQTCASLLAISLERIHYIDVAQKSTVQIESERLRNSLLSAISHDLRTPLASLVGLAESLAMVQPPLPPQQQGLTDSIQQSAQRMSALVNNLLDMARLEAGAVQLNKAWQPLEEVVGSALAASAPAIATHRVEVTLPDDLPLLQIDAVLMERVLVNLLENAAKYTPADTTIHISAQPQSDAVALTLTDEGPGLPKGREELLFEKFERGARESATPGVGLGLAICRAIVQAHGGSIRGDTIHNAQGHPSGARFTLLLPRGTPPTDLGDDADA